The Micromonospora sp. NBC_00421 DNA window ATCAGCTTGGTCAGCTCCGCCAACTCGTCAGTCATCGCGCGACGGCGACCCGCGACGATGGTGTCCACGATGTCCCCCGCGTACCGCTGCTGCCGCAGCCAGGTGGGCGCGGTGTCCCGCAACTGCGACAGCACCGCCGTCGCCTTTCCATACCGCCGCAACTGCGCATAGGCCCAGGCCAGATCGAGTCGATGCCGCCGCCAGGCCGAGGTGCTGATGGTGGGCACGGGCGGCACCAGGGCCGACAGTTCCAGCACCCGGCCCGCGTCCCCCGCCACGGCCGCGGCCTCCGCCCGCTGCATCTGCACCTTGGCGGTGTCGAAGCCGCCCACCAGCATCAGGTGATCCGACGCCGGCACCCGCTCGCCGATCCGTGCCGCGGCGGCAGCGGCGACGCCGATCAGGTCCGCCGCCTCGTCCGGTCGGTTGTCCCTCGCCTGCGCGGCGGCGGCACTCAGCAGCAGCCACCCCCAGCCGGCCAGCTCGGCCGGGGTTGCCCGGGACAGTCGCGGCTCCACCTCGTCGGCGGTCGCCACTGCCAACTCGGCCGACTCACCGATACGTCCCTGGCGCATCAGCAGCCAGCACATCGTCCGGATGACTGTGGCAGCCACCACCCGGTCCCCGGACCGCCGGGCGGCGTCGAGCGCTCCCGACAACGCCGTCTGCGCCAGGTCGTCGGCCCGCAGTTGGATCAGGAGACCACCCGCCACGTGCTGGGTGCGGGCCAGCAGGTCATACGCGGCA harbors:
- a CDS encoding helix-turn-helix domain-containing protein; protein product: MAIPTVGERLAGIRRESRLTQEQLAERSGVSVEVIRKLEQGSRGAARLDTLHALARALEVSTSALLGDASQAAAQGEPGHRQLSLAEIRRVVAPVRGIDGTPLVLPMDEPPDLDTLRRNLHAADRVYNAGDYAVALRVVPPLLVNVHAAVGLAGSERQDAAYDLLARTQHVAGGLLIQLRADDLAQTALSGALDAARRSGDRVVAATVIRTMCWLLMRQGRIGESAELAVATADEVEPRLSRATPAELAGWGWLLLSAAAAQARDNRPDEAADLIGVAAAAAARIGERVPASDHLMLVGGFDTAKVQMQRAEAAAVAGDAGRVLELSALVPPVPTISTSAWRRHRLDLAWAYAQLRRYGKATAVLSQLRDTAPTWLRQQRYAGDIVDTIVAGRRRAMTDELAELTKLMDGAR